Part of the Gordonia crocea genome is shown below.
TCAGGGAGTACGCGGAGGAAATACGCGGATGAAAGGGGAGTGCCCGGGATGAGTGTTGTGGTGCGCGGGACGCGGTTGGCCGCGGTGGGTGTCGGGGTGCTCGTCGCGGGAGCGCTCCTGGCAGCTCCGGCAGACGCCGCCCCGCTGCGCGGCGCCGAGTACGTTGCCCTCGGTGATTCGGCGGCCGCCGGGCCGCTGATCGAACCGCAGGACCGATCCTCGCCGGGGTGCTTTCGGGCAGAACGGAACTACCCGGCGGTGATCGCCCAGCGCGTCGGCGCTCGGTTGCGTGACGCGACGTGCTCGTCGGCGCGATCGGCGAACGTTTACGCGACGCCGCAGCGCACGGTGGCCGGGCTGGTCCCGGTTCAGGCGTCGACGCTCTCGGCGCGGACCAGGCTGGTGACCCTGACGATCGGGCTGAACGACGTGGGGATGTTCCCGATCGCGCTCTCGTGCGCGAGCATCCCCGGTTCGACGCCGTGCAACCAGCGGTATCGCCGAGGTGGCCCCGACGACCTCCATGTCCGGATCAATGCCGCGGGAGTCAAATGGGGACGGATGCTTGACTCGATCCGTCGTCATGCCCCGAACGCGAAGGTCGTCGTCGTCGGCTACGGCACCTACATCCGCAGCGGCGGTTGCGCAGCCCAGCCGATCCGGCCCGCCGACGCCGACTTCTTCCGCAGCGTAGTGGCCAAAGCCAACCGGGTAATGGCCGCGCAAGCGCAGCGGAGGGGAATGCAGTTCGTCGACATCGGCCCGATGAGCGAGGGGCACGACATGTGCGCGCCACCGGCCCGGCAATACTTCTACGGCACGGTCCCGTCGGAACTCGGTGTGCCGCTGCATCCGACACCGCTCGGGATGGTCGCGATCGGCCGGTACGTGGCGAGCCGACTGGGCTGAGGCTATTCCTACGGTCCCAACTGCTGCCAGAGGAATTCGTAGGCCAGCGCGGCGAGGAAGGCAGCCTGCTTGTTGTCGGCCGCGCCACCGTGCCCGCCCTCGATGTTCTCGTAGTAGAGGACGTCGGTGTGGCCGGTCTGCTCCAGCAGTGCGGCGAATTTGCGCGCGTGGCCCGGGTGGACCCGGTCGTCGCGGGTCGAGGTGGTGATCAGGATCGGCGGGCAGGGAGTGTCCGCGTGGACGTTGTGGTACGGCGAGAACGGCTTGATGAACTCCCATTCGGCAGGGTCGTCGGGGTTGCCGTACTCGGCCACCCAGGACGCCCCGGCGAGCATCGTGTGGTAACGCCGCATGTCGATCAGCGGGACCTGGCACACCAGCGCGCCGAAAAGCTCGGGGTTCTTGGTCGCCATGACTCCCATGAGCAGTCCGCCGTTGGATCCGCCCATGGCGCCGAGCTGCGCGACGGTGGTCAGACCGTCGGCGACGAGCGCCTTGGCGACCGAGGAGAAGTCTTCGTACACCTTGTGGCGGCCGGCCTTCTGCGTCTGGGTGTGCCAGGTGGGGCCGTATTCGCCGCCGCCGCGGATGTTCGCGATGACGTAGATCCCGCCGTCGCTGATCCAGTTGCGCCCGGCCGCCCCGGCGTACCCGGGGACGAGTGCGTTCTGGAATCCGCCGTAGCCGTAGAGCAGGGTGGGGCCGGTCGTCACGTCGGCGCGGCGCACCACGAAATAGGGGATGCGCGTCCCGTCGTCGGAGGTGGTGAAGAACTGTTCGGCGACGACGCCGGTCGAGTCGTAGAACTCCGGCGAGTGTTTGATGGGCCCGACCCCGTCGATCGTGTTGCCGTGCAGCAGGGTGGGCGGCGTGGTGAACGTGCTCGACGAGAGGAAGATCTCGTCGCCGTCCTCGGGGTCGGTGTCGAGGATCGAGATGGTCGCCAGGTCGGGCAGGCCGGCGAGTTCGGCGGGTTGCCAATCACCCAGGGTCAACAGCGACACCCGCGTCGCGACGTCGTGCAGCGTGATCAGCACCAGGTGCGACCGGGTCATCGAAATGTCGGCGAGGCTCGTCGACGCGTCCGGGGCGAACAGCACGGTCGCGTCGCGCCCGCCGGCGAGAAAGTCGTCGTAGTCGAAGACCAGCAGGCTCCCCGGTTCGTGGACGGTTCCGGCGAGCTCCCACGGCGACCGTGGGATCACGAGGAGCCACTGCCGATAGGGCGAGGCCTGGGCGTCGGTCGGCACATCGATGAGGATCAGTTCGCCGTCGGAGCCGATCTGGTAGGTCAGCGAGTTGTAGAAATCGGTGGAGCGGACCGCAAAATGGCGCTCGAATCCGGGAGTGCTGTCGTAGGAGGCGCCGGCCGAGACGTCGGTGTATTCACCGGTGAACACGGTGGTCGCATCGGCGAAGTCGGTGCCGCGGGCCCATCGCTTGGTGATGCGGGGATAGCCGGATTCGGTCAGTGACGGATGGCCGTCGGGGGCGGGGCCGAAGTCGGTGCTCACGTAGACGGTGTCGGGGTCGAGCCAACTCATCGAGGACTTCGCCTCCGGCAGCGTGAAGCCGCCGTCGGCAGGATCGACCCAGCGGCGGTCCTGCAAGTCGTACTCGCGGATCACCGTTGCGTCCGCGCCACCGCGCGACAGGGAGACCAACACGTGGCGCCACACGCCCGAGCCGTCGCGCGGGCGCAGGACGCGGGCACCGGCCCACACCCAGTTCTCGTCCTCGTCGTCGGCGAGTGTGTCGACATCGATGATCACGTCCCACTCGGGTTTGTCGGTGCGGTAGGACTCCAGGGTGGTGCGCCGCCACAGGCCGCGCGGGTTGTCCGCGTCGCGCCAGAAGTTGTACAGGTGATCGCCGCGCCGGACCACGCCGGGGATCTTGTCGTCGTTGTCGAGGATCTCCAGCGTCTGCGAGCGGATCTTCTCGAAACGCGGTGTGGTGGCGAGGGCTTGGCGGGAGAGTTCGTTCTGCTCGCGCACCCAGGCCAGCGCGGAATCGCCGTCGATGTCTTCGAGCCATCCGTTGGGGTCGGTGTCGGTCATCGCTCCATCATGCCCCGACGGCCGACGAGTCGGCGCTGGCGTCGGTCACGCGCCGAGGAGTCCGGCGTACTTCGATTCGACGATCGCCTGGATCTCGTGGGCGCTGGTGGCCAGCTTCTTGGCCTCCTCGACTGCTTGGCCGAGGAGCTTGGACTGCTCGATGGACACGATGTGGAACTTCTTGTCCGGGGTGAACTTCGCGGTCACGTTGCCCGAGAGGCCGTTCTCGACGGCGAGTTCGTTGATGAGGTCCAGCTTGGCCTCGCCGGAGCCCTCGCCGAAGTCCATCTCGGCGAGATCGACCCAGACGATATTCGGATGGGTCGTCGACTCGAAGACGTAGCGGAGGTTGGTGAGGTCGGTGACCGTCTGCCAGAGGGTCTGTGAGGCGTCGGGCTTCCCGGGTTCGGGGGTGCGGAAGGGTTGGGCGGCATTGCGGATGATGCTGAACATCGCCGCGATCGCATGGATCTGGTCGGCCGGTTGGACCTGTTGGTTGACGTAGTAGAGCGCCCGCGCGAACCGGTCGCGGGCGTCGCAGGTCCCGGGCAGCGGATCGTCGCCGCCGAGTCCGGAGAACTTGGTGACCAGCTCCAACTGCTGGTCGTAGCTCGGCGAATTGGTCATCACGAGGTAGTCCCGGCTGTGGTAGACGTCCAGCTTGCCGTCGAGGTACTCCAGGATCACCGAGTCGCCGGTGGCGTCGTCGAGGGCCAGGTGGATCGCGGGTTGGCTGCCGCCGGTGGGATCAGCCATCGGGATCACCTGGGGGTTGTGCTCGCGCGTCCAGGCGACCGCCTCGTCGACGGTGGCGAAGTTGTCCAGGTAGTACTGCAGCCACACCGACATGGCCAACTGGGGGCGGTCGGGATCGGGGGTGCCGTAGTCCGACTCGGCCAACCACAGGACGTGCCCGCCCAGGCCCTTCTCGTTCACACCGTCGGTGGACAAGATGTCGTACACCCCGGCGACGACGCTGCCGTAGGCGGCCGTCCAGGTCAGCTTTCCGTCGACGCGGTCGTCGCGGCGGATTCCGCGGGGCAGCTTCCACAGGTTGGTGTTGAGTTCCTGGTGGAAGTCCATGTTCCGGCCGACGATCACGGTCCCGTTGGCATCGGGCCACATCACGCGAGTGCACATACCGTTCACGACCTTCCGGACGGATTCAGTTCGGGGGACGTCCCGCGAGACCGACTCTACGGGTTGTCCGGTCGGGCCGGGTCGGCTTGGTAGAGCCGCCTATCCGACTACCTCGCCGGTCCGGACCGGGCACCGCGTGTGGGTGTAGATCGTCGGCATGCAGAGGTTGCAGTGGGTGCACTGCGAACGGACCGTCGGATCGGCGGCCAAGCGGTTGGGCAGGTCGGGTTCGCGCAGCAGCGCCCGGCCCATCGCGACGAAGTCGAACCCCTCGGCCATCGCAGTGTCGATGGAGTCGCGGTCGGTCACGCCGCCGAGCAGGATGAGCGGCATCCGCACCGCGCTGCGCAATTGCCGGGCCAGGGGGAGCAGGTAGGCGTCGTGGTAGGGGTAGGCCTTCAGGAACACCGGACCGGCCGCCTTGAGCCCCCAGCGCATGGCGCCGGTGAAAGCCTGGGCGAACTCCTTGCGCGGGGCATCGCCGTGGAACAGGTACATCGGGTTCAGCAGTGAACTGCCGGCCGTCGGTTCGATGGCGTCGAGGTGTCCGTCGGCTTCGAAGAGTCGGGCCACCTCGCAGGCCTCGTCGACGTCGAATCCGCGCAGCGGGCCGCGCCGCGGCGTGCCGTCGTACATGTTGAGCTTCACCCAGACGGCGACCTGGTCGCCGACGGCGTCACGGACCGCCTCGGCCACCTCGCGGGCGAACCGGGCGCGGTTGGTCAGCGAGCCGCCGTAGGCGTCGCGGCGACGGTTGAGCAAGGGGGACAGGAAGCTCGACAGCAGGTAGTTGTGGCCGCAGTGCAGTTCCAGCGCGTCGAACCCGGAGTCGACGGCCAGCCGGGCGCCGTCGGCGAAAGTCTGGACCAGGGCGGCGATTTCGTCGGGGTCGGGCGAATGCGTGAAGGACATCCCCATCGGGGCCGGCATCCGGCTGGCGGCGAGTGCGGTGGCGCGGTTGGAGACCGAGTTGGCCACCGGCCCGGCATGGCCCACCTGGGCGGCGGCCAGGGCACCCTCGGCGTGGATGGCGTCGGTGAGGCGCCGCAGCCCGGGCACGGCGTCGGGGCGCAACCAGATCTGGTGGCGATCGGTGCGGCCCTCGGGGGCGACCGCGCAATAGGCGACGGTGCTGATCGCCACGCCGCCGGCGGCATGTTCCCGGTGGAACTCGACGAGGTCGTCGGTGACCACGGCGTCGGGGGTCATCCCCTCGAAGGTGGCGCACTTGATGAGCCGGTTGCGGGTGCGCAGGGGGCCGAGGCGGGCAGGGGCGAACGGGTCGGGATGGGTGCTGGTCATCGGTGGCTGCTTTCGTTGGGCGGTGACGTCGGGCTGTGACGTCGGGAACGGGGGCTAGGCGGTCGCGGGAACCGGCGCGGACAACCCGGCGATCACGAACGACCGCAACGCGGCGAGGTCGTCGGGGGAGCGGGGGATGCGGTCGGCGCGTCCGTAGACGGTGAGGATCAGGTCGAAGGCCAGTGCCCAGCGGCTCCGGGCGGTCTTCTCGTCGAGGTCGGACAGCAGACCGCCCCACCGCCGCAGCGATGTCCAGTCGCCAGGGATGGCCGGCCACCGCGTCGTCGGGGAATCGGCGACGAGGCGCGCCAACAGGTGCAGGTGGGTCCGGCCGGTCTGTTCGGCGGCGATCTCGGCGAACGGGGCGAGGACGGCGTCGACCACGTCGGGCACCGTCGACGACGGGCCCAGGGCCGTGACCGCATCGGTCCAACGGGGCACGAGTCGCTCGTTGAGCAGGGCTGCGACCAGGTCTTCCTTGGTTCCGAAGTGGTAGTGGACCGCGGCGACGTTGGCCCCCGCGGCGGTGCAGATGGCCCGGACCGACACCGCGTCGTAGGAGGATGCGGCGAAGAGCTCCTCGGCGGCGGCGAGGAGGCGGTCGCGGGTGGCGGCTTCGGGGGGCACGGAAACAGTTCACCACGTTTTAATCACTGATTCAATCGATGATTGAATATTACC
Proteins encoded:
- a CDS encoding SGNH/GDSL hydrolase family protein, whose product is MSVVVRGTRLAAVGVGVLVAGALLAAPADAAPLRGAEYVALGDSAAAGPLIEPQDRSSPGCFRAERNYPAVIAQRVGARLRDATCSSARSANVYATPQRTVAGLVPVQASTLSARTRLVTLTIGLNDVGMFPIALSCASIPGSTPCNQRYRRGGPDDLHVRINAAGVKWGRMLDSIRRHAPNAKVVVVGYGTYIRSGGCAAQPIRPADADFFRSVVAKANRVMAAQAQRRGMQFVDIGPMSEGHDMCAPPARQYFYGTVPSELGVPLHPTPLGMVAIGRYVASRLG
- a CDS encoding prolyl oligopeptidase family serine peptidase, which encodes MTDTDPNGWLEDIDGDSALAWVREQNELSRQALATTPRFEKIRSQTLEILDNDDKIPGVVRRGDHLYNFWRDADNPRGLWRRTTLESYRTDKPEWDVIIDVDTLADDEDENWVWAGARVLRPRDGSGVWRHVLVSLSRGGADATVIREYDLQDRRWVDPADGGFTLPEAKSSMSWLDPDTVYVSTDFGPAPDGHPSLTESGYPRITKRWARGTDFADATTVFTGEYTDVSAGASYDSTPGFERHFAVRSTDFYNSLTYQIGSDGELILIDVPTDAQASPYRQWLLVIPRSPWELAGTVHEPGSLLVFDYDDFLAGGRDATVLFAPDASTSLADISMTRSHLVLITLHDVATRVSLLTLGDWQPAELAGLPDLATISILDTDPEDGDEIFLSSSTFTTPPTLLHGNTIDGVGPIKHSPEFYDSTGVVAEQFFTTSDDGTRIPYFVVRRADVTTGPTLLYGYGGFQNALVPGYAGAAGRNWISDGGIYVIANIRGGGEYGPTWHTQTQKAGRHKVYEDFSSVAKALVADGLTTVAQLGAMGGSNGGLLMGVMATKNPELFGALVCQVPLIDMRRYHTMLAGASWVAEYGNPDDPAEWEFIKPFSPYHNVHADTPCPPILITTSTRDDRVHPGHARKFAALLEQTGHTDVLYYENIEGGHGGAADNKQAAFLAALAYEFLWQQLGP
- a CDS encoding linear amide C-N hydrolase; the encoded protein is MCTRVMWPDANGTVIVGRNMDFHQELNTNLWKLPRGIRRDDRVDGKLTWTAAYGSVVAGVYDILSTDGVNEKGLGGHVLWLAESDYGTPDPDRPQLAMSVWLQYYLDNFATVDEAVAWTREHNPQVIPMADPTGGSQPAIHLALDDATGDSVILEYLDGKLDVYHSRDYLVMTNSPSYDQQLELVTKFSGLGGDDPLPGTCDARDRFARALYYVNQQVQPADQIHAIAAMFSIIRNAAQPFRTPEPGKPDASQTLWQTVTDLTNLRYVFESTTHPNIVWVDLAEMDFGEGSGEAKLDLINELAVENGLSGNVTAKFTPDKKFHIVSIEQSKLLGQAVEEAKKLATSAHEIQAIVESKYAGLLGA
- a CDS encoding NADH:flavin oxidoreductase, whose product is MTSTHPDPFAPARLGPLRTRNRLIKCATFEGMTPDAVVTDDLVEFHREHAAGGVAISTVAYCAVAPEGRTDRHQIWLRPDAVPGLRRLTDAIHAEGALAAAQVGHAGPVANSVSNRATALAASRMPAPMGMSFTHSPDPDEIAALVQTFADGARLAVDSGFDALELHCGHNYLLSSFLSPLLNRRRDAYGGSLTNRARFAREVAEAVRDAVGDQVAVWVKLNMYDGTPRRGPLRGFDVDEACEVARLFEADGHLDAIEPTAGSSLLNPMYLFHGDAPRKEFAQAFTGAMRWGLKAAGPVFLKAYPYHDAYLLPLARQLRSAVRMPLILLGGVTDRDSIDTAMAEGFDFVAMGRALLREPDLPNRLAADPTVRSQCTHCNLCMPTIYTHTRCPVRTGEVVG
- a CDS encoding TetR/AcrR family transcriptional regulator, translating into MPPEAATRDRLLAAAEELFAASSYDAVSVRAICTAAGANVAAVHYHFGTKEDLVAALLNERLVPRWTDAVTALGPSSTVPDVVDAVLAPFAEIAAEQTGRTHLHLLARLVADSPTTRWPAIPGDWTSLRRWGGLLSDLDEKTARSRWALAFDLILTVYGRADRIPRSPDDLAALRSFVIAGLSAPVPATA